One Myxococcota bacterium genomic region harbors:
- the greA gene encoding transcription elongation factor GreA, whose protein sequence is MSQKVHMTRAGHEQLSEELRRLKAVERPAISQAIGRAREHGDISENAEYEAAKEKQGMIEARIRQIEDRLARAEIVDTGGSAPDVVRFGTTVVLEDLDTGDEVTYRIVGEDEADVSRGLLSVTSPVARALIGKRVEDQVQVVVPKGRREYEVRNIRFDA, encoded by the coding sequence CTGAGTCAGAAAGTTCACATGACCCGAGCGGGTCACGAGCAGCTCTCCGAGGAGCTGCGCCGCCTGAAGGCGGTGGAGAGACCCGCCATCTCCCAGGCGATCGGCCGCGCGCGCGAGCACGGCGACATCTCCGAGAACGCGGAGTACGAGGCCGCCAAGGAGAAGCAGGGCATGATCGAGGCGCGCATCCGCCAGATCGAGGACCGCCTGGCGCGCGCGGAGATCGTCGACACGGGGGGCTCGGCGCCCGACGTGGTCCGCTTCGGCACGACGGTCGTGCTCGAGGACCTCGACACCGGCGACGAGGTCACCTACCGGATCGTGGGCGAGGACGAGGCCGACGTCTCGCGCGGGCTGCTGTCGGTCACCAGCCCCGTCGCGCGCGCGCTGATCGGCAAGCGGGTCGAAGACCAGGTGCAGGTGGTCGTGCCCAAGGGCCGCCGCGAGTACGAAGTGCGCAACATCCGCTTCGACGCATGA
- the trxB gene encoding thioredoxin-disulfide reductase: MKPVTRVRLAIIGSGPAGYTAAIYAARAELEPVVIAGAAFGGQLMITTEVENYPGFPEGVSGPELVELFQKQAERFGAKVLFEDATAIDFGKRPFALETESQSYQADAVVVATGARAKWIGLPSEEKYVNRGVSACATCDGALYRGKPIAVVGGGDTAMEEALFLTRFATEVIVIHRRDSLRASKIMADRAQRNDKIRFVWHSEVAEVLGDEKALTAVRLRDVRDGKTSTLQVGALFVAIGHKPNTDLFRGVLDLNPQGYLVTRPGSTRTNVEGVFACGDAMDPVYRQAVTAAGTGCMAALDAERWLAANE; the protein is encoded by the coding sequence ATGAAGCCCGTCACGCGCGTTCGACTGGCGATCATCGGCAGCGGCCCGGCGGGCTACACCGCCGCGATCTATGCCGCGCGCGCGGAGCTCGAGCCGGTGGTGATCGCGGGCGCCGCTTTCGGCGGGCAGCTCATGATCACGACCGAGGTCGAGAACTACCCGGGCTTCCCCGAGGGAGTGTCCGGCCCCGAGCTGGTCGAGCTGTTCCAGAAGCAGGCCGAGCGCTTCGGCGCCAAGGTGCTGTTCGAGGACGCCACGGCGATCGACTTCGGCAAGCGCCCGTTCGCGCTCGAGACCGAGTCACAGAGCTACCAGGCCGACGCGGTGGTGGTGGCGACCGGCGCGCGCGCGAAGTGGATCGGCCTGCCGTCGGAGGAGAAGTACGTGAACCGCGGCGTGTCGGCCTGCGCGACCTGCGACGGCGCGCTCTATCGCGGCAAGCCGATCGCGGTGGTGGGCGGCGGCGACACGGCCATGGAGGAGGCGCTCTTCCTGACCCGCTTCGCGACCGAGGTGATCGTGATCCACCGCCGCGACTCACTGCGCGCGAGCAAGATCATGGCCGACCGCGCGCAGCGCAACGACAAGATCCGCTTCGTGTGGCACTCCGAGGTCGCCGAGGTGCTGGGCGACGAGAAGGCGCTCACGGCGGTGCGGCTGCGCGACGTGCGCGACGGCAAGACCAGCACGCTCCAGGTCGGCGCGCTGTTCGTCGCGATCGGTCACAAGCCCAACACCGACCTCTTCCGAGGCGTGCTCGACCTGAACCCGCAGGGCTATCTCGTGACCCGGCCCGGCAGCACGCGCACCAACGTGGAGGGCGTGTTCGCCTGCGGCGACGCGATGGACCCCGTCTATCGCCAGGCGGTCACCGCCGCGGGCACCGGCTGCATGGCGGCCCTCGACGCGGAGCGCTGGCTGGCGGCGAACGAGTAG
- a CDS encoding beta-galactosidase: protein MRVALDRHSVSVDGRRVIVRAGSLHYFRLPARALWRDRIAQFRDAGLNAVDVYYPWSYHEERPGELDFAGLRDVDHLHDLIERAGLYLIARPGPYVCAEIDFGGLPAWLLRDRTLVPRCRTREGFVYSRAYVEQARGWFRAIVPRIAGRANLLLFQIENEFCVPSPVGALSSPLADLAIRLFGARTLTRVAGARWVRRLFFESGRSDGGQHNAYMRELHHEARALGVTVPIFHNDVHPRRGRQLDVDLVALDRYPITSFERDWRDDPHTFDAFAGDEAALDSLGRRNEPVFYPELQAGWYDGWGSAGYARVRERLGPDGIDGATKAALAARATLWNYYVFAGGVTWGYLASPDVYSSYDYGAPIGESGATDARYEAVRRLNDFIATHEADLARTDLDPSHPPSQQHVATRIGERRRYVFLRNPTKAPASVSAPEPERSELAPWETQIRVYDLRTNALVAVSPELPPAKPRPLPIPPMLPRLESWQFCDASPQLAPGYDDASWTALPQRAVETGEIDLDSLGLHWGFAWYRGRFFGALDRLLLDARHCFAVWINGRRVASGDQLKNSLGVGADGARVRRIPLGGAPVDPAGENVIVVLVESLGHNKAFADDGANPRGIVSVDTGATRVRWRARGGLVRGERGLTPVVDFAGVERAHGEEVVLPHGWAGAPEGVALYETRFRLEGIDPKHTALALAFDPGRGKANLYLNGFLLGRYWPERGPQRRFSLPWGVLSPDDENQLAIALWKRSERAALGKLRLEVDGTPRT, encoded by the coding sequence TTGCGCGTCGCCCTCGACCGCCACAGCGTGAGCGTCGACGGGCGGCGCGTGATCGTGCGCGCAGGCTCGCTGCACTACTTCCGCCTGCCCGCGCGGGCGCTGTGGCGCGACCGGATCGCGCAGTTCAGGGACGCCGGGCTGAACGCGGTCGACGTGTACTACCCGTGGAGCTACCACGAGGAGCGGCCCGGCGAGCTCGATTTCGCGGGCCTGCGCGACGTGGACCACCTGCACGACCTGATCGAGCGCGCTGGTCTGTATCTCATCGCGCGGCCCGGCCCGTACGTGTGCGCCGAGATCGACTTCGGCGGCCTGCCGGCGTGGCTGCTCCGGGACCGGACGCTCGTGCCGCGCTGCCGCACGCGGGAGGGCTTCGTCTACTCGCGCGCCTACGTCGAGCAGGCGCGCGGCTGGTTCCGCGCGATCGTGCCGCGCATCGCGGGCCGCGCGAACCTGCTCCTGTTCCAGATCGAGAACGAGTTCTGCGTGCCCTCGCCCGTGGGCGCGCTCTCGTCGCCGCTCGCCGACCTCGCCATCCGCCTGTTCGGCGCGCGCACGCTCACGCGCGTCGCGGGCGCGCGCTGGGTGCGGCGGCTGTTCTTCGAGTCGGGGCGCTCCGACGGCGGGCAGCACAACGCGTACATGCGCGAGCTCCACCACGAGGCGCGCGCGCTCGGCGTGACCGTGCCGATCTTCCACAACGACGTGCATCCACGGCGCGGCCGGCAGCTCGACGTCGACCTGGTCGCGCTCGACCGCTACCCGATCACGAGCTTCGAGCGCGACTGGCGCGACGACCCGCACACCTTCGACGCATTCGCGGGCGACGAGGCCGCGCTCGACTCACTCGGCCGCCGCAACGAGCCCGTCTTCTACCCCGAGCTCCAGGCCGGCTGGTACGACGGCTGGGGCAGCGCGGGCTACGCCCGGGTGCGCGAGCGGCTCGGCCCCGACGGCATCGACGGCGCCACCAAGGCCGCGCTCGCGGCGCGCGCGACCCTCTGGAACTACTACGTGTTCGCGGGCGGAGTCACTTGGGGCTATCTCGCGAGCCCCGACGTGTACTCGAGCTACGACTACGGTGCGCCGATCGGCGAGTCGGGCGCCACCGACGCGCGCTACGAGGCCGTGCGCCGCTTGAACGACTTCATCGCCACGCACGAGGCGGACCTCGCCCGGACCGATCTCGACCCGAGTCACCCGCCATCCCAGCAGCACGTCGCGACGCGGATCGGAGAGCGCCGGCGCTACGTGTTCCTGCGCAATCCGACGAAGGCGCCGGCGAGTGTCTCCGCGCCCGAGCCCGAGCGCAGCGAGCTCGCGCCCTGGGAGACGCAGATCCGCGTCTACGACCTGCGCACGAACGCGCTCGTGGCGGTGAGCCCCGAGCTGCCGCCGGCGAAGCCGCGGCCCCTGCCGATCCCGCCCATGCTGCCGCGGCTCGAGTCGTGGCAGTTCTGCGACGCGAGCCCGCAGCTCGCGCCCGGCTACGACGACGCGTCCTGGACCGCGCTCCCGCAGCGCGCGGTCGAGACGGGCGAGATCGACCTCGACTCACTCGGCCTGCACTGGGGCTTCGCCTGGTACCGCGGCCGCTTCTTCGGCGCCCTCGACCGGCTCCTGCTCGACGCGCGCCACTGCTTTGCGGTGTGGATCAACGGCCGGCGCGTGGCGTCGGGCGACCAGCTCAAGAACTCGCTGGGCGTGGGCGCCGACGGCGCGCGCGTGCGGCGCATTCCGCTCGGCGGCGCGCCGGTCGACCCGGCGGGCGAGAACGTGATCGTGGTGCTGGTCGAGAGCCTGGGTCACAACAAGGCGTTCGCCGACGACGGCGCGAACCCGCGCGGCATCGTCTCGGTCGACACGGGCGCCACGCGCGTGCGCTGGCGTGCCCGCGGGGGCCTGGTGCGCGGCGAGCGCGGACTCACTCCAGTGGTCGACTTCGCCGGCGTGGAGCGCGCGCACGGCGAAGAGGTCGTGCTGCCGCACGGCTGGGCGGGCGCGCCCGAAGGCGTGGCGCTGTACGAGACGCGCTTCCGGCTCGAGGGCATCGACCCCAAGCACACCGCGCTCGCGCTCGCCTTCGACCCGGGCCGCGGCAAGGCGAACCTCTATCTGAACGGCTTCCTGCTCGGCCGCTACTGGCCCGAGCGCGGCCCGCAGCGCCGCTTCTCTCTGCCGTGGGGCGTGCTCTCGCCCGACGACGAGAACCAGCTCGCGATCGCGCTCTGGAAGCGCAGCGAACGCGCAGCTCTGGGGAAGCTCCGTCTGGAGGTGGATGGAACCCCTCGTACCTGA
- a CDS encoding response regulator, with the protein MPLDKEMLERLIEASPDIVVATDEDGTVQYYNDGARENLGYSRLEIIGRYVATLYPSLDEARRVMTAMRGPEHGGPGRVVNFPTTFVAKDGHELDVAISGVILYDEHEKEVGTIGFAKDISELKRRDQLAVLGEVAIGLSHEINNPLTVIESQISLLERPFGERGETAQLERTAKIRAEIRRIESHLQRLHDMAEQGGYSSKQYLGRARMIDLSAQPPRKLSLEGRRILVVDDDGAVRESIAEILRAEGAAVAEVGNGREAIERMRREPFDLVLSDVVMPEMDGYELFQAARREAPGTPVVLMTAFYYDQDHVIKRSRLEGLEGVIFKKPVNPERLVKTLAELVTRVRPAPSSR; encoded by the coding sequence ATGCCGTTGGACAAGGAGATGCTCGAGCGACTGATCGAGGCGTCTCCCGACATCGTCGTGGCCACCGACGAAGACGGAACCGTCCAGTACTACAACGACGGCGCGCGCGAGAACCTGGGCTACTCGCGGCTCGAGATCATCGGGCGCTACGTGGCCACGCTCTATCCGTCGCTCGACGAGGCGCGCCGGGTCATGACGGCCATGCGCGGGCCCGAGCACGGGGGCCCCGGCCGGGTCGTGAACTTCCCGACCACGTTCGTGGCCAAGGACGGCCACGAGCTCGATGTCGCGATCTCGGGCGTCATCCTCTACGACGAGCACGAGAAGGAAGTCGGCACGATCGGCTTCGCCAAGGACATCTCGGAGCTGAAGCGGCGCGACCAGCTCGCGGTGCTGGGCGAGGTGGCGATCGGCCTCTCGCACGAGATCAACAACCCGCTCACGGTGATCGAGAGTCAGATCTCGCTGCTCGAGCGGCCCTTCGGCGAGCGCGGCGAGACGGCGCAGCTCGAGCGCACCGCGAAGATCCGCGCCGAGATCCGCCGCATCGAGTCACACCTGCAGCGCCTGCACGACATGGCGGAGCAGGGCGGCTACTCGAGCAAGCAGTATCTCGGGCGCGCCCGCATGATCGACCTGTCGGCGCAGCCGCCGCGCAAGCTCTCGCTCGAGGGCCGGCGCATCCTCGTGGTCGACGACGACGGGGCGGTGCGCGAGTCGATCGCGGAGATCCTGCGCGCCGAGGGCGCAGCGGTGGCCGAGGTCGGCAACGGGCGCGAGGCGATCGAGCGCATGCGGCGCGAGCCCTTCGACCTGGTGCTGTCGGACGTGGTGATGCCGGAGATGGACGGCTACGAGCTGTTCCAGGCCGCGCGCCGCGAGGCCCCGGGCACGCCGGTCGTGCTGATGACGGCCTTCTATTACGACCAGGACCACGTGATCAAGCGCAGCCGCCTCGAGGGGCTGGAAGGCGTGATCTTCAAGAAGCCCGTGAACCCGGAGCGCCTGGTGAAGACGCTCGCGGAGCTGGTCACGCGGGTTCGGCCAGCTCCTTCTTCACGTTGA
- a CDS encoding phosphoribosyltransferase family protein → MRGLLRALHELLVPSVCPSCDAPRAHGETVLCGFCARGVRALPRLRAVHTAIAYEGTGLELVRRMKFEHRRDAGLVLGAWLAARVRGLGFDAIVPLPRHAARVRAEGCDPVHALAVRLARDLGSRVCDGALWRARLTAPQTGLSQPARRRNVAGSFAARPGALAGLRVLLLDDVATTGATLAEAARTLRRESGARRIHLAAVAGTPAAVL, encoded by the coding sequence TTGCGCGGCCTGCTGCGCGCGCTCCACGAGCTGCTCGTGCCGAGCGTCTGCCCGTCGTGCGACGCGCCGCGCGCACACGGTGAGACCGTCTTGTGCGGCTTCTGCGCGCGCGGCGTGCGCGCGTTGCCGCGGCTGCGCGCCGTGCACACGGCGATCGCCTACGAGGGCACGGGGCTCGAGCTCGTCCGCCGCATGAAGTTCGAGCACCGCCGTGACGCGGGCCTCGTGCTGGGCGCGTGGCTGGCGGCACGCGTGCGCGGGCTCGGCTTCGACGCGATCGTGCCGCTCCCGCGCCACGCGGCGCGCGTGCGCGCCGAAGGCTGCGACCCGGTCCACGCGCTGGCCGTGCGGCTGGCGCGCGACCTGGGCTCGCGCGTGTGCGACGGCGCGCTGTGGCGCGCGCGACTCACGGCGCCGCAGACGGGTCTCTCGCAGCCCGCGCGGCGGCGCAACGTGGCGGGGAGCTTCGCGGCGCGGCCGGGGGCGCTCGCGGGCCTGCGCGTGCTCTTGCTCGACGACGTGGCCACGACCGGCGCCACGCTGGCCGAGGCCGCACGCACCCTGCGGCGCGAGAGCGGCGCCCGCCGCATCCACCTGGCCGCGGTCGCCGGAACGCCGGCCGCTGTGCTATGA
- the gpmI gene encoding 2,3-bisphosphoglycerate-independent phosphoglycerate mutase — MTGPVVLVVLDGYGIGDGGPGDATRLARAPFFAELAARYPHARVETSGAAVGLPDGQMGNSEVGHTTLGAGRVIDMDIVRIKKSIDAGELAANPAMQELLAAAQRAGGALHLLGLVSDGGVHSSLDHLYGILRLCDERGIRPIVHAFTDGRDTAPRCARSFVAPLEARVKAQGGCIATVIGRYFAMDRDKRWDRVARAYRAIVSREGLDAPSAVAAVERALARNEGDEFIQPTVVAGGPALRDGDAVLFFNFRADRARELTNALTRVQPDQLGAEVATLPRVRPGAFATLTAYDETFGLPVLFGPVDVRHGFGELVAETGAAQLRIAETEKYAHVTYFFNGGREEPLAHEDRILIPSPRDVPTYDLKPEMSAVAVTDALLEALAKRPYAFVLVNYANPDMVGHTGVIPAGVKAVEVVDACLARLCREVLARRGALLITADHGNIEQLIDPKTGEPHTAHTTNPVPLYWVTPDPAGKRLRDGGLSDLAPSLCTLMGLPVPREMTGHSLLVGAD; from the coding sequence GTGACTGGTCCGGTGGTGCTCGTCGTGCTCGACGGGTACGGGATCGGCGACGGCGGGCCGGGTGACGCCACCCGGCTCGCCCGCGCGCCGTTCTTCGCGGAGCTCGCCGCGCGCTACCCGCACGCCCGGGTCGAGACCTCGGGCGCGGCGGTCGGCCTGCCCGACGGGCAGATGGGCAACTCCGAGGTCGGACACACCACGCTCGGCGCCGGCCGCGTGATCGACATGGACATCGTGCGCATCAAGAAGTCGATCGACGCGGGCGAGCTGGCCGCGAACCCCGCGATGCAGGAGCTGCTCGCCGCCGCCCAGCGCGCCGGTGGCGCGCTGCACTTGCTGGGCCTGGTCTCCGACGGCGGCGTGCACAGCTCGCTCGACCACCTGTACGGGATCCTGCGCCTGTGCGACGAGCGCGGGATCCGCCCGATCGTGCATGCCTTCACCGACGGGCGAGACACTGCGCCGCGCTGCGCCCGGAGCTTCGTCGCGCCGCTCGAGGCGCGCGTGAAGGCACAGGGCGGCTGCATCGCGACCGTGATCGGCCGCTACTTCGCCATGGACCGCGACAAGCGCTGGGACCGCGTGGCGCGAGCCTACCGCGCGATCGTCTCGCGCGAAGGCCTCGATGCGCCCAGCGCCGTGGCCGCAGTGGAGCGCGCGCTCGCGCGCAACGAGGGCGACGAGTTCATCCAGCCCACCGTCGTGGCGGGCGGACCCGCGCTGCGCGACGGCGATGCGGTGCTGTTCTTCAACTTCCGCGCCGACCGCGCGCGCGAGCTCACCAACGCGCTGACGCGCGTGCAGCCCGACCAGCTCGGCGCCGAGGTCGCGACACTACCGCGTGTACGGCCGGGGGCCTTCGCGACGCTCACCGCATACGACGAGACCTTCGGCTTGCCGGTGCTGTTCGGCCCGGTCGACGTGCGGCACGGCTTCGGGGAGCTGGTCGCGGAGACGGGCGCGGCGCAGCTGCGCATCGCCGAGACCGAGAAGTACGCGCACGTGACCTACTTCTTCAACGGCGGGCGCGAGGAGCCGCTCGCCCACGAGGACCGGATCCTGATCCCCTCGCCGCGCGACGTGCCGACCTACGACCTGAAGCCCGAGATGAGCGCGGTGGCCGTGACCGACGCCCTGCTCGAGGCGCTGGCCAAGCGGCCCTATGCGTTCGTGCTGGTGAACTACGCGAACCCCGACATGGTCGGCCACACCGGAGTGATTCCCGCCGGCGTGAAGGCGGTCGAAGTGGTCGACGCGTGTCTCGCGCGCCTGTGCCGCGAGGTGCTGGCGCGCCGGGGGGCGCTCCTGATCACCGCCGACCACGGCAACATCGAGCAGCTGATCGACCCCAAGACCGGCGAGCCGCACACCGCACACACCACCAATCCCGTGCCGCTGTACTGGGTCACCCCCGACCCCGCGGGCAAGCGCCTGCGCGACGGCGGACTCTCCGACCTCGCCCCGAGTCTCTGCACGCTCATGGGCCTACCCGTGCCGCGCGAGATGACGGGCCACAGTCTGCTCGTCGGCGCCGACTGA
- the rsfS gene encoding ribosome silencing factor, whose protein sequence is MALALATAIHDKKGEEVRVLDLHGVCSFADYFVLATGGSDRHVRALADAAVDAATRGGAKALGVEGKSVGRWVLVDLGEIVVHVFSEDAREYFGLERLWGDAEELAVVAAS, encoded by the coding sequence ATGGCCCTGGCCCTGGCGACCGCGATCCACGACAAGAAAGGTGAGGAGGTGCGCGTGCTCGATCTGCACGGAGTCTGCAGCTTTGCGGACTACTTCGTACTCGCCACGGGCGGGTCGGATCGGCACGTGCGCGCGCTCGCCGACGCCGCGGTCGACGCCGCGACGCGCGGGGGCGCGAAGGCGCTCGGCGTCGAGGGCAAGTCCGTCGGGCGCTGGGTGCTGGTCGACCTGGGCGAGATCGTCGTCCACGTCTTCAGCGAGGACGCGCGCGAGTATTTCGGTCTCGAGAGACTCTGGGGCGACGCCGAGGAGCTCGCCGTGGTGGCCGCTTCGTGA
- the nadD gene encoding nicotinate-nucleotide adenylyltransferase — protein sequence MKLGVLGGTFNPIHLAHLRLCEELRESLELERVLLVPAGEPALKHQGVAPAVHRLEMARRATASNPRLEVDDLEVRRKGPSYTVETLQALRAKHSAAELWFLVGADTLPELASWREPARLFTLANFAVATRPGYAAPLRELLPRALAAPFRDGPRGLVHPAGTELRAVPFTPLEISASEIRRRAARGESIRYLVSDEVREYIAKHHLYDHGESEVD from the coding sequence GTGAAGCTGGGCGTACTCGGCGGCACGTTCAATCCGATCCACCTCGCACACCTGCGGCTGTGCGAAGAGCTGCGCGAGTCACTCGAGCTCGAACGCGTGCTGCTGGTCCCGGCCGGCGAGCCCGCGCTGAAGCACCAGGGCGTGGCGCCCGCCGTGCACCGGCTCGAGATGGCGCGGCGCGCGACCGCCTCGAACCCGCGGCTCGAGGTCGACGACCTCGAGGTGCGCCGCAAGGGTCCGAGCTACACCGTCGAGACGCTGCAGGCGCTGCGCGCCAAACACTCCGCGGCCGAGCTGTGGTTCCTGGTGGGCGCCGACACGCTGCCCGAGCTCGCCTCCTGGCGCGAGCCGGCTCGGCTGTTCACGCTGGCCAACTTCGCCGTGGCGACGCGCCCGGGCTATGCTGCGCCGCTGCGCGAGCTCCTCCCCCGCGCACTGGCCGCGCCGTTCCGCGACGGACCGCGCGGCCTGGTGCACCCGGCCGGAACCGAGCTCCGGGCCGTGCCGTTCACGCCGCTCGAGATCTCGGCCAGCGAGATCCGGCGGCGCGCCGCGCGCGGGGAGTCGATCCGCTACCTCGTCAGCGACGAGGTGCGTGAGTACATCGCGAAACACCACCTGTACGACCACGGAGAAAGTGAGGTCGATTGA
- a CDS encoding glutamate-5-semialdehyde dehydrogenase, with amino-acid sequence MSQAELVAELVRRARAASERLGELRTDVKDAALHAAADALESACAEILAQNQKDLDAGRQKGLAAPLLERLTLSPERVSAMAAGLREVAALPDPVGEITRMWNRPSGLQVGRMRIPLGVILVIYESRPNVTADVAGLCLKSGNGAILRGGSEAIHSNRAIAAVVRSAIARAGVPEDALLLVPDTERALVDALLQRDDAIDLVIPRGGEALIRRVSEQSRIPVIKHYKGVCHVYLDEFAEPKMASDIALNSKLQRVSVCNAAETLLVHAALAETVLPDVLGALAAHGVELRACERTRAHFKGALPAREEDWSTEWLGKTMSVRTVDSLDQAIDHIRRYGSNHTDTIVTQDVGRAREFIRRVNSSSVFANASTRFSDGFQLGLGAEVGVSTTKMHWYGPMGLEGLTTQKFIAFGEGTILE; translated from the coding sequence ATGAGCCAGGCCGAGCTGGTCGCCGAGCTGGTGCGCCGCGCGCGGGCCGCTTCCGAGCGGCTGGGCGAGCTGCGCACCGACGTGAAGGACGCCGCCCTGCACGCCGCGGCCGACGCCCTGGAGAGCGCCTGCGCCGAGATCCTGGCCCAGAACCAGAAGGACCTCGACGCCGGGCGGCAGAAGGGCCTGGCGGCGCCCCTGCTCGAGCGGCTCACGCTGAGCCCCGAGCGCGTCTCCGCCATGGCCGCGGGCCTGCGCGAGGTGGCCGCGCTGCCCGATCCGGTGGGCGAGATCACGCGCATGTGGAACCGGCCGAGCGGCCTGCAGGTCGGGCGAATGCGCATTCCGCTGGGCGTGATCCTGGTGATCTACGAGTCGCGGCCCAACGTGACCGCCGACGTCGCGGGCCTGTGTCTCAAGAGCGGCAACGGCGCGATCCTGCGCGGCGGATCGGAAGCGATCCACTCCAATCGCGCGATCGCCGCCGTGGTGCGCAGCGCGATCGCGCGGGCGGGCGTGCCCGAAGACGCGCTCCTGCTCGTGCCCGACACCGAGCGCGCGCTGGTCGACGCGCTGCTGCAGCGCGACGACGCGATCGACCTCGTGATCCCGCGCGGCGGCGAGGCGCTGATCCGTCGCGTCTCGGAGCAGTCACGCATTCCCGTGATCAAACACTACAAAGGCGTGTGCCACGTCTACCTCGACGAGTTCGCCGAGCCCAAGATGGCGAGCGACATCGCGCTGAACTCGAAGCTGCAGCGCGTGTCGGTGTGCAATGCGGCCGAGACCCTGCTCGTGCACGCGGCGCTGGCCGAAACCGTGCTGCCCGACGTGCTGGGCGCGCTGGCCGCGCACGGCGTCGAGCTGCGCGCCTGTGAGCGCACGCGCGCGCACTTCAAGGGCGCGCTGCCCGCGCGCGAGGAGGACTGGTCGACCGAGTGGCTGGGCAAGACCATGTCGGTGCGCACGGTCGACTCACTCGACCAGGCGATCGACCACATCCGCCGCTACGGCTCGAACCACACCGACACGATCGTGACCCAGGACGTGGGTCGCGCGCGCGAGTTCATCCGCCGCGTGAACTCGAGCTCGGTGTTCGCCAACGCGAGCACGCGCTTCTCCGACGGCTTCCAGCTCGGGCTGGGCGCCGAGGTCGGAGTCTCGACCACCAAGATGCACTGGTACGGGCCGATGGGCCTCGAGGGTCTCACGACCCAGAAGTTCATCGCGTTCGGAGAGGGAACGATTCTCGAGTGA